CTTTTGTTCAGGAGGACAGCTGGCTTTGGTGAAGCTTTACGAATAAATTATGTAATATTTAATGCCTATCATTTAAAAATTTCGTTGAAGAATAAGTCCTGAAAGCCATAATTGCCGTTGCTGAAATGCTAAGCTATAATATGATTGATTACGTTGCAATAAATAATGGTCAAATGGGAAGGACTCATTATTTATTTTTGGCTGATTAAAGATAAAAGTTCTCCTGGAGTTAACAACGTTATTAGAGTAATTCCATTTCATTTCACCCAGTGTGTTCTGTACAAAGACAGGCGGGCCAAATAAAATATATACCATGCCAGGATCTGTTTTCCATCCTTCCTTAAAATTTGAAAACTGTTTGTTGGCTTCTTCAACGCGGTTATAGTATTTCTTAAGTACTTTACGAGCTTTTACTTTATTCCCAATTTTTTTGAGCCAAAATTTATCTATAGCAGTTTTGAGTGAATCTTGATTATCTATAGCAAGTAAGTCTTCATAGTTCTCGTCATTCATCAAATAAATAAGAGGACGCGCTAACTCTCGGGGCGTTTGAAGGGTGGGGTAGTTCTTGCTTTTTACACCAAAATCACGAGCTTTGACAATTTGATCATTGTTTTGAGTTTGAGCTTTAAATCGATAGTTGCCAATACCTAATTGTTCAAAGCGAAATTCAATAAATACGTTGCCTTTATCATAAAGTTTACGGCTAGATTTTTTTAACACGTTCTTATCGTCATAATTAATGCCTGTGTATTCAATAGTAGCAGAACTATAATTACTGAAAAACATCGGCCGGGCAACAGAATTATCAGATTTTATCTGCATAAGCTGGGCATTAATCGTTAGGGGATTTGCAGCAGAGTAATTTGTTATTTGAAAACGAAATAATAGGGAATCAATCCGAGAAGGTATATTATATGTGGTTATGGGTACCCAAGATAAATTGGTGTCAGTATCTTTGCCCAGTACCCTAATATTCGTCAAATTTTTTTTATTGTTGTTAGGATTGGGAATGGAGATGGTTGCTTCTCGAGTAATCTTTTTACCAGAATTTTTGTCTGTTATTGTAGCGTATATTTTTTGGGGTCCTGATGTTGTTTGTAGTTGTTTTTCGAAGATATAAGATTGATTGATGTTGGAAATG
The sequence above is a segment of the Fodinibius salinus genome. Coding sequences within it:
- a CDS encoding GWxTD domain-containing protein, coding for MDPLKVIYIILGGLSFIITGCAQNANTHIQRGSDYKFKAGYPEVQLATVGFMSPDNNPKINITANIVYGSLTFKEINNQQQSNISVDIVIKAQNEGNKTLNKKHYDIEIEKPISNINQSYIFEKQLQTTSGPQKIYATITDKNSGKKITREATISIPNPNNNKKNLTNIRVLGKDTDTNLSWVPITTYNIPSRIDSLLFRFQITNYSAANPLTINAQLMQIKSDNSVARPMFFSNYSSATIEYTGINYDDKNVLKKSSRKLYDKGNVFIEFRFEQLGIGNYRFKAQTQNNDQIVKARDFGVKSKNYPTLQTPRELARPLIYLMNDENYEDLLAIDNQDSLKTAIDKFWLKKIGNKVKARKVLKKYYNRVEEANKQFSNFKEGWKTDPGMVYILFGPPVFVQNTLGEMKWNYSNNVVNSRRTFIFNQPKINNESFPFDHYLLQRNQSYYSLAFQQRQLWLSGLILQRNF